The sequence below is a genomic window from Neodiprion pinetum isolate iyNeoPine1 chromosome 7, iyNeoPine1.2, whole genome shotgun sequence.
GATGCAAAGTTTTGTTCAAAAAAGAGTTGGCTCTTAGAatcgagaaataaaattgtggaaaattttctttttttgtatttatctttgagacaaaaatttttcatgaagTCTTTCACTGAAAAACCGAAAGTAAATTTGAACATCTGAATcattgatatttaaaaaaattatttccccAGAAAAGAGTTTCAAAGGTTTCAAACATTCCAAACAGTTATGTTTGAATTTTAGATcgtttaaacaaaaatatagaGACATTCATTCTATACGAAttgttttgcaaaattttcatgtGCCGTGCGCAAGAGTTTTCCCCGAATCTAGTACAAACTAATAAATATTCGTAATGTAATTTGTAACCAAATTTGCCAAACAACTTGCACGGTATTAATTGCTTCAAGTTCAAGTTTTAtggtaatatttttgaatactGTACTACAACATTaggcttgaaaattttaagaatACTCTCTTTGTTTGAAACCTtgtcatgaaaattttctgtagTTCACATTgtggcaagaaaaaaaaaattttcacaacagCTTCGGCagttttcgaataaaaatctaTTTCTCCATTATACCTGTAGACATTTTCAAGTgccagaaaattttatttccagaTTTAAGTAACTTTGGTAATAAATTCTCAACTCTTACGAACCAAGGTGTAAACTCACCATTTGAATAATGGTAATGTAGGGCTTGATAAAGCTCATGATTTTTCGTAATCTTGGACCTCTCGCTGTCAACATATAGTAAGTATACATAATGACATGAACCATACTGTTCACCATTATGGGAAAGGTGCACATGCCTCCTGCAAAGTACTTGACTGAAATCCATATTATCAACACCGTTGTAACATGATGATAAAGATGCAGAAAAGATATTTGTCTATCTTTTTTCCTTAAAACGAACACTGCTGTTTCCGAtagatcaattattttcaaaatcatggtCCACCAGGTTACCTCTGCTTGCTAAAAGAGAAATGTCAAGATATAATCGAGCACATGCCCAGACACACCAAACTTTCACAAAATTGAAGTTGGCACCATTAATGTAACGAAACTTTGGTACAGGAATCgctattttgcaatttttacaaTGACTTTCAAGCTTTTGAGTTTCCAGAATATAAGTAAGTCAAGATTTATTTCTGTTTATTGAATTCCAAACAAGTCCAATCAGCTGcgtgtgaaaatttcaaattatcacaGTTCACATTGACCGTTACATCAAATATCACAAATCCAAAAGGTTGAAAATccaaatgaacaaaaattccAAATGATTGAAACTGAATGGTCGAAATCGCAAATAGGTCAAAATTCCTAATGGTCAAAACTCTGATCTTAACTAACCTTCACGTGTTTGATAAACGCTTAACGGCATACCTAAAGGTTGGTAATGTGCAGAGTTTTGACCGTTCAACATTTCGACCAACAGGAATGATAAACATTCAGAGTTTCGATCATTCAATATCACGGTCAGTCTGAACTCTGACTCAGGTGTCAGAGTTGGGAATTAATGTTGGAAAATAAAGGTTTTTATAAAACTTGCATCGTTAGATGAATgatactaacttcaacctcataaACTTTTCCTCGAATATAAAGATTTAAAACAATAAATCTTTCTACATGAATATTTGGGATCAAATAATATCAGTTCGGAAGATCGTTAGTCATGATTCACGTCTGACGAATTTGGAATTACATACTTCGTTCATGAAATTTAACTCGGACATATGAATACACAGATTTGATTCGGATCCTATCTTACTTGTACAGCCATTGGATCCAGCGAATAATCTATGGGCTCGCAACCCACGGTGAGATGTGTTAGCCATCCAGCAGTTATTAATTTATAGATTATCCATGTGTTgtaaatgatttgaaaaatattgtaccaTGTAAGGAATGTTCTTAAAAAATAAGGTTTCGTATTTCGCATGTAGCGTGGTCCACAGGATAACACAAAGTAGAGATAACttgctattattatcatcacaGGCAAAGGTGTTGATATCAACCACCAGTCGTTGGTCCGagaatctgaaatcaattgAACCCCATTTCGAACTGATATATTTATTGCAAATGTTAAAtttgttattatatatacatgtaaaaaGCCTTTTGAATATCACTGATTTAGTATTATAAGAAGTTTAGTCAACTCACCCGCTATTTTGTCATTGTAGTAGTAATATGTCTCTGCTAGCCCCATAATTGTGAATTGTTTTAACCCAGCCAACTAAccaatgaaatttatttatcttacTGTAAGGACTACATGCAACAATAAAGTATGAAATCTTTTCCATGCTACGATCCAATCATAATGAATGAACAATACGTAAACCTAATCAATCCCAAGACGTTGCTTCATATATGCCTTCGCAAATGCCCCCCTTCTTTACCTGTATCATTATAATGTACGTCATTCTATTCTAATGATATGTAACATCCGTACACTTGAATGAGttggtatatatttattcacctTCAAACCTTTGAATCTAAAATGCTTTTTTCGTATTCTCTATAATCATGCAAGGAGCACGCAACCACTTTTAAGTAGATGAGTTTCAGAAACCATCTTTGGAATTAACAAATATGCTGCACTTGTTTATATGAATAATCGTTCAATTCACAAGTATGCAATTCCGTGATTTCCACAATCTCAGTTATATTCCTTTTGGATCGGAAACAGTTGGCAAATTGTATCGGACGTAAAATTAACATTTCGAATACCTATTAATTAAGTATTTGTTCTATTATTTTCTACGAGTCATTGGCTTCACACGTATGTAGAATACGCGATTCAAATTTGTTAGGTTGTTCTGGGTAGTAACAGACCATGAATAGTCAgagaattatattatactacTTTTCTCTATTCTTTTTTACTCAATCATTTAGAAGCTTCAACTACGTTTTATGAATTCAGTTGAGCCGGAAACAATATCATTCCATTTCTATGTTTTCACTCCCTGGTACACAATTTAGTGCATCGTTGATTGTGAAACCCGCCAAACGTCAGGGAATactgacattttttatttgaaaagtcagggaattttatttcagcaaAAGTTTTGCCACGCTGTAATGCTATAACGAAACATTGACCAGAATCCCTATTTTATAACTTTAATAATACTCCGAAGGGTTTGTGGTTGCTAAATAAGTGCGTTTTACTTTACATGCATCCTAGTTTATGGTTTATTGCGCTTTGGATCACTCCCAAGTTATAAAATAGCATTACTTTTTGCACACGCTTTGTTACAttaatattgcaaaattcaaCCTTGAGTGAGAGTGCATTGGTTGCagaacatttatttatttacatacataAGATAGTGTGGCCAATGCTCAGTTGGCAATCAAAAATCCGCTTGATAGCTTCCGAAGCAAAACAGATACCCCTGTGCAGTTTTGAGGAAAGAATCCTTTGCAAACTTCATAAAATATTTGCATCCCTAAAACATAGTTTGTATTCATTGTTATATCCACAAATAATAATGGTACAAAGTGTTATATgcttcattttcaattatttcaaaccTCACCAAGAATAGAATTTGCAGTTTCATATTTCGAATGTGCAAAATTAAATGCTAAATTTTCTAAAGCAGTATTTATTATGATAATAGTATTCTAATTGATGTCACGCGGTATTAACAATCGGCAACCTTTGAACCCGGTGGTAGCATTTTCTAGGTACTTATTAAATAAAGATATGATGTCGATATTGTGACggcgaatttgaattttatttttagagcAAGGAGAAGATGATGCGAGGTGCTCGACGTGGGTGCGTCAGACTACGAGGGGCTGTGATTGGAATCGATGACGAGGATGACAGTACTTTCACTATAACAACTTCCTCATCCAAAGATGATTCAAAAACGTTTCATTTCCAAACAAGAGATGGTGATGAACGAGAGCGTTGGGTCAGAGCTCTAGAAGACACTATACTCCGACACTCATATGCGGTACAGTCTCTTATATATTTCAGATATGTGTGAAAACATTGTgtttaaacaaatatttaatgaatgtaaaaaaaagtagataaTTTTAAAAGATTAAGTCCTAACAATATGCTTCGCCGTAATTATCATACAATACTGGTCAAGAGTTCATTCCAGTGACCCCTGCAAGCAGCATTACTTATCACTGGAATAATAATTAGGAACAAATACCAAACTCGAGACTGTATTACATGGCAGTTTTCAATGTACAGTGCACTCTGCCAATAGTGCCACTTCACCTATTTTGCAAGCGGACTGTATAAAAGATCTACATGCAATACAACTTCTTTAATGTGTTAAAACAATCGAATGTcgctgattttattttctaaaattccatttcaaacACAATAAACGGTATTTTAttagatatttgaaaaatctgatcAGTGGCAATCAAAACTACTCAATAAATGATTAGGGTAAAAAAGCCCGTTTTCGGGCCAACCACCAATTAGTAACAAAGTGTCATTTTACTCCTCTGAGAATCTCTTGTAACTTGCTACAAGAGTTTCGCGTTGGAGGAATCGGATTCATAAAAATAGGCACTTGTGTATTGTCAATTTAGACGAGAGTTTGCTCactaataaagaaaaataaatatcaaaacaATATACAAAAAGCCAAAACTGCTGGCTAGAGTGTTTGTCTTTTCACTTATCTACAGTTCGTATGTACAGTTCACACTGcctcaaaaattatttaacatttTGGTGATTTTTGATGTCACCCGTTCATGGAATCTCTTTAATGCATTATCTACATAGAATCTTGGCGTCTCTAATTCAGCCACTACATCTGCAATTTTGATCAATTCTCAGTTTTACTATTACCTCTACGATGGCTCGATGTGAGAGTAAAGAGACCGTACTGCCCTTGTTAACATGCTTGTATCACACATCCTTGTTTTTAGCGACATTAACCAACCATGATATAAGCTATAGTTatactgtaaaaaatataaatcacaTTGACTCGGTAATTCTTGAAATCGTGTATTTGGTCTCaaagatattattattcagtgtttatgaaaagaaaaattcatcccaaaaaaagaagatgataGTTTGTTCCGTAACAccatttgagaaaataatcaaaaattcatcaaattcGAGGGCTCAAAACTGTATTAATGTAAGGAAAAATAACTGTTTATGGTCATAATTGGATTCCTTGACCTCAAAAATACTTAATACACATGCTTTCAGAAGTAAATATTCACCTGAAATAcccaaaaacattgaattactTCAAATGAACcacaaatgaaaatgtaatgtagtgtttttgttcaaaatgtaCGCCAACATCGAAATCGAACAGGGTACCCCCTTGGAGACTGAAGTCCGTGTATCTCAAATGCAAAAAAGGGTTTAACAGCCCCATTTTAaacacaattctgaacaaaatcactccaacacattttcatttgacacagaaataaagaaacggaACAGATTCTACGAAATTgcaatagtaaattcgtagaattcatgccatttctttatttctttatttcatttggtgcagaaataaagaaatggaatAGAATCTACGAAATTGCAATAGTAGTGAAGTTAATAAATGACTTGATTCGTTGCTATACTTAAGGACtatgtataaaaatcaaaatataaacaacaattaaaaatacgtaCACTTGCTTACAGCGTTGGGATCCCTTGAAGCCACCGCCTAAGCAGGACTTTGATCGCAAAGTTGCAGAAGCAGATGCTTATCTTCAGTTGTTGATTGATCAGATTAAGTTGATCGAAGGAAAAATACATAACTCTGCGGAAGGAGTAGATGAAAAGCAAGAAGTTTATGCTGCAGTTTTAACTCAAGCGAATGCTATGCTGAATTCAGTAAAGCACACCATTGTTCAATTACAAATTGCAAAGGTATATGAAATTCTGCGAAGTTTCTCCCAAATCTCAATTTACGACAATACAGAAATGACAGGGCTCAGTTTTGATCGTATTTATTCACTAAACATTTATTCAGAATACAGCCATACCAGTGAATGGGATATACCGAGGTCCTGCCGAACCTGTCCACATTTTGCCTACGCTCACACATGGTAAGTATCTCTTTCCAATTTTCTGTTTTAGTACTGATAacagatttcaatttttctagttccAGCAGGAAATCCCGAAGCCACTGTACAGGCTGGTATTGAGTTAGGCTCTGAATGTGTTGAGCCACGAGTACCAATCTTGCCAAATGGTAAGTTCGAAATTCACTGTTCTGCTATTTTGCCTTTTCAACTCATCAAGAATCTCAGCATGACTCttaatttcatgaattattttggGTGTGAATCTGTTAAAATATTACCGCAATATAATTGTCCCAAGTAAAATTGTTTCTGAAAAAAGATTATCTATtactttaattttaatttaactcAAAATGCATAATGAAACTCAGTCAGGTTGAATATAAATAGTACGATTAAATTTCtctaacataaaaaaaaaaatgtctaacccgcaaattttaattcataaaaaataacacaGATTATCAATATACGGagcaattatattattacatcaTTTCTTAAATGCCAAAAATGTATGGTTCGTTCAATTAAATTGactgttttatttataaatgaattCTTGGCAGAATGCCTGTAATAGATCTCATCTTCAGTTCGGTAGTTATTTACACCAACGTTTTAAGTACAATAATTATCGACTGTAATTATAaagttataatttattaaataacATGTTCAcgtcattaaaaattaattcacaatCGAAATGAACCCTAATTCACTAAAATTGGGCAAACAGTACGAttgttgaattattaaaactgaacaagtgtattttatttctaaaatcaTTAGTTGCTGAGACTTTCTTTACTTGATTTCGCGGTTCTCTAATCTTCTATGTTAATGAGATATATGTTTATACCGAGAATATTAATACAAATCGCACCCTACACACCACCCCCTGAGTCACAACACATGTACAACTTTTACTTGAGCTGAGCGTAGCCAGACAAATGCTGCGAACGAAAACTAATGCGTGTGTTGGCGCTGGCTTTCTGCAGGTGGCGTGTAGGGTACGGTTGGTAGAAATATTCTCggtataaaaatcaatttcagtTACACTCTCAGTTGATAATATTTCTTACTGACCGATGATGAGCTTGATACCCTTCAGGGAATGCTATACTCGTATTATGCTTGATTTTCGTCTAGCATTCAACCATTCGTAGCTAATAAAATGCCGCTTGCTACAgaaattgatcaaattttgaaaaaacatgTATACTATGATGGTAAAATGTTGGAAAAACTATTACAGGTTCGAATCAATATACATATGAGCAAGTGTTATTCTGTAACATCCAAATTGTTATATGATTCATGGATGAAAACATGCTTTCAGACTTATTAAATCAACAATACTTTTCATAGATTCTTGCCAGACAAATCATAAACATTCAAATTCATATTTCACGGTTTTGTAATTGGGTTAATGTAATTTCTGTATAATACTAACacattgtttttgtttttattttagctATGAACCTTCTAGTCCCAGAATTTTCGTACTCATCATCAGACGAAGATGATGATTACTTTGATGCAACAGAAGATATTATTTCATCCCCGTCTTCGGCGCACAATCATTTGCCTCTGTAAGTATCAGTAATGCCTCGAATGTTCAAATTCGACAAAGTATTGTTATTTTATCATGACGCACTTACATCTACTATATTGAAATCTTATGGAAGTTACACATGAAACAAACgtaacattatattatatggtCAGTTTCAATACTTTTAATTACAGATTGACaagacatttttcagttaTATTCTTAAACTAACCCAAATTGATCGCTCAACTACTATGTCAGTAATACAACATTAGCAGACCACAAATAGAAGCACTCGTTCCTTTTTTCACACTGAGTGCCATTCGAGTGATGCAAGCATGTTGCAAGAAAAATTGACacaacaaaaatttgttattatcGACAAgtgttttatttaatttgGATTTTACATACTTAACCGCCAAATCATCCAACAGACGGCGAGTAAATGATAGATTACAACAAACACAAGAAAGCAGTTCAGGCGATAACCGAAAACAGCCTCCTCCACCCCCCACAAAAGGTGATGGATCCTTGGACTACGATGGTGAGTTGAAGGTTGATGGAAGTTTATGCCACCTTAAAGGGGTCGGTGAGTCAAAAatcggtattatttttcatcgaattacATGAACAGATTTCTTCCCCCCCCGTAACCAATGCAATATAGTCACTTTTTGTATAACAAAATTAATAGCAGGGTATTctcgaaaaattgacaaacaaTGACACCAACGGCATTAAGTAAAAAGtgtattttcacgattctagAGAATAGTTTTCTGTACACAATGAGTCATTTCAAAGAGCAATCGAACGAATATACTAGATTCTTAATAGTTTTAAAGTGATTGAAGATCAGAAATTGACATTTAAGatcttatttaaaattttagtatttatttttcttgaattcaTGGGCAAATCTTCATAGTCTGCAAATACATTAATTTGATAAATCCTCTATGTGCGactatctcgtaataaaataatgaaaaaggaTTTATTTTTGACTCACCAACTTCCTCTATCTGGAGAAACAACACTCGAAACATTTTGCGAAACCCAAGTTGTAGAGGCGCTATGGTCCTTGCACATTAATTTTGTAGAATAAATACCGTGTATGAATAgactataaacaaaaaattcacgtATCCATCGAAGTATTTTGCACCTCgtcaaataattaaagaaacgtGTATTGCTtagttttggggaaaaaaaactttaataCTGCTCATGGATATAAATCCTGAATCGAGACTCTTTATTATGGCACTACTGGTTCTCACACCTATGCTTCCAGATGTACGACATGTTAGAGAATAAAAACCAAGCAATTTCTACGATATTATAGATGATTCAAGTATTGACAAGTTTGAACgaggtttttgattttttgaataattcgatTTCAACATGGCCAAAAGTATAAGGGCCAATCTACATGAAGCAGATAAGTCATAGGATACTtggcaatttttcatgaaagCATAAACCCAATATTGCAAATTACATTAAGATATTTGCAATTAGAAATTTATCAAGGTTTTATTGACATATTGACATGTCGCTAAccattaatatgtgagcaaatttttttttaaacattgtgTAGAAAATCTTGTaggtttataaaaaaaaaaaagaggtgAAAGTTGACAAAAGTTGAGTTTCCATTGGTTTATTTGACAACTCATttttcgaagatttttttgaacacaGATCTCCATGTCCcacaaatctgaaaaaaatgtggtATGCACTTTGCAGTACATTAAAGCTTGAGGATTAAATTTAAGATAGCGTTTTGCCTCGTTCTCGAGTAATAGATTCTCAGAGTCCACAGTGCATGTCAACTCTGTGTCTCAATAAAACTATCACACGTCCTCCAAagactttacttttttttttgcagctcTGTATGATGAAGAAAGTGAGCCAGAAGGTAAGTGCTTTGATTTATGCGTCAATGCTACTGATGTATTATTCTTACTACTTAACATGATATTTAACAGTGGATTCAATGGAAAGTCACGGTTCCGTGGTTGCACACTTGTTGTCGCAAGTAAAGATTGGTATGGATTTAACCAAAGTTGCTCTGCCCACATTTATTTTGGAGCGCCGGTCGCTCTTAGAAATGTATGCCGACTATTTTGCACATCCAGATTTCTTTGTTAGGTACGTATTTTgcttttgaataatttctgtttatgataaatttcatttttatacaaaactTGGAGTCCACAAATAACGCTGAAAGACAAGGCTTGTAGCAAATTACTTTGTTTTTTGCACAGAATTACTACTATGCTATTTCTGTACATGACTTAAATtattaaaagaatttttttgagaaaGAAGTTCAAGGAAAAATCAAACGTACtctcattaatttttcatgaCGAATACAAAACAATAGAATAATTAATCTTTCTAAACAATTGTGCTTTTCTTAAAGTGACGAAAAAAACCTGCAGTTTGAAGAATGTCACATgtattcgttaaaaattcgatCCCGACATGCAAAGGTGTCATATTTGCACaactttacttttttatctATCGGTTTCGAATTTCTATTGATTATAATGTAGAAACAATCAGATTctgaagtataaaaaataggGTGACTACTCGTCTGGAAGAGCtacaaaattttgaagtgTCAGGGAATTTCAGTAAATACTTGCAGTTATTCCAAGAAATTCCTCGAAATTCCTCGAAATATGATGTTCAATTGGATctctaaatttttcaactgttactaatattttaaaatagctgataattttttccgctATGCTCactcgattattttgttaattCTTATTTCACTTGTTGTACTCTCTCGATTATCCTTCATCCTAAATTCCTAAATTTGATAATGATGATATTAATGACGATGTGAGTATGTATGGATAAGGTCTACATTCCCCATTTACTGGTATTTACAACCttcagttttttatttttgatcaacctaattccaatattttttaaaatacagTGGAAGTGTTGCAAATGGAATATGTCAAAGCAAGAAGTTTGAGATTTCGATCAGGAAAAGTTAGAGGACTTTCAAATCCAATTTGAGTGGCCACcctgaaaaacttgaaaacgCCAGGGATTTTCAGGTCCAATTTTCAGTTGGGACCTCACACTGGGaattgtttaaattttgtCGCGGAAAAAAAGCTAGATCAGACATGATTATAAATACAATTATCATGCCATTGTTTCTAGATCCACACAAACTTTCTAATTAGGAAAAATTAATAGTTTCCTGTActcgaaataaatttaatctaAACATGCCCAGTTACTTTGAGATCCACTTGGCAATTCTCACCTAATTAcctagttttctttttttgttgcttCACAAGTAACAAAGTAGTGCAACTCGTTTGTATTAAATCATGAGTTTTAAGTCAATTCTTCAAGTAGAAAGAATCACTTCTTCTTAGTATCAATCCTGCAGATGAATGGCCAATAGATCTTGTCAATGGAATTCATGCGTTTTAGCATAGCAGACATGCCCACTCCAAGAGAGAGAATGGTGCAAACGGTACGATGGTATCTCTGCAGCTTCCATGCAGGACGTAAATCAGGAGTTGCTAAAAAACCGTACAACCCGATCCTTGGTGAAGTGTTTCGATGTCATTGGGACCTTCCAAAGGATACTGAATCAGACACACTTTCAAAGGCCAGTACTAATACTGTAAATGATGGGCCGGTACCTTGGTGCCGAGAAAATCAACTAACCTTCGTTTCTGAACAAGTTTCTCATCATCCTCCGggtaaaatttgtttaacGAAACTGTCGAACATCTGTACAGTTTTTATATCTAAAATAACTTACTCTAATTGAATTTCAGTCAGTGCTTTTTATGCTGAACATTACGCCAAGAAAATTAGCTTCAGTGCCCATGTTTGGACCAAGAGTAAATTTTTGGGCCTTAGCATCGGTGTGCACAACGTTGGTAAAGGATGGGTCAGCGTTCTAGAACACGGCGAAGAGTATGTTCTTACTTTCCCTAATGGATACGGAAGATCTATTCTTACTGTTCCATGGATTGAATTGGGAGGTGCAGTTACAATAACCTGTGCCCAAACTGGATATCATGCGACCATTGATTTCCTTACTAAACCCTTCTATGGCGGAAAACGCAATCGCGTTACTTGCCAGGTCTTTCAGCCAGCCGACAAAAAACCTTTCCTCGTTATCAATGGCGAGTGGAGTGGGACTATGGAGTTGAAATGGTCTGACGGGGTAAGCGCTCAGCTGTTATGCAGAGAACATTAATAGAGCAAAATCTCATTACTTTTGTTGCCCGTTTCTAAAAACGTTTTTCCTCCTtgtggaataataaaaaaaaaaaaaaaaaaaaaaaacagaaaacagaGCTCTTTGCGGACGTGAGAGAACTGaaggctgaaaaaaaaagagtgatACCTGTTAGCGAACAAGAAGAATGCGAATCGAGAAAAGTATGGCGCGAGGTAACTGCAGGACTCAGATTAAATGATATGGATCGAGCTACTGCTGCTAAGTGTTCGATCGAACAACGACAAAGAGACGAAGCTCGCCTACGGAAGGAAAGTAATGTTCCCTGGCAGACTAAGGTAAATTCTTTCACGTGATTCATATTCATGCCACGGTCAATTcacacagaaaaaaaagttgataaCTATGTTGATATTTCCATATGTTTCTTACATATCCTTGTAGATTATATAAAACTTAAAGTCATAAGATGTGAGTGCATAagaattcgtttcaattttattttcctcgaaACAGTCTTTgcagtaaaaatgaaaatataagacCTATTGCATTACAAGTTAAGTGAAAACAACATTTTTACAagtctgaaaataattcagaaaCTACTGTCAAGTAATACTTAGAGCAATATCTGAAAGGGTACGAAAAATGGTGATTTAATTGATGGTGAATAAATGTCCCTATAGTGTGATACATATGAGTCAGTCCACGTAAAACCGAACACCTTTTTTCGATTGATCTTTTCGattgttgtgaattttttttaacggatTATAtgggtgaaataaattcaacga
It includes:
- the LOC124223985 gene encoding oxysterol-binding protein-related protein 9 isoform X2 codes for the protein MSTMEGSLSKWTNVVNGWQYRWFVLDDNAGLLSYYTSKEKMMRGARRGCVRLRGAVIGIDDEDDSTFTITTSSSKDDSKTFHFQTRDGDERERWVRALEDTILRHSYARWDPLKPPPKQDFDRKVAEADAYLQLLIDQIKLIEGKIHNSAEGVDEKQEVYAAVLTQANAMLNSVKHTIVQLQIAKNTAIPVNGIYRGPAEPVHILPTLTHVPAGNPEATVQAGIELGSECVEPRVPILPNAMNLLVPEFSYSSSDEDDDYFDATEDIISSPSSAHNHLPLRRVNDRLQQTQESSSGDNRKQPPPPPTKGDGSLDYDGELKVDGSLCHLKGVALYDEESEPEVDSMESHGSVVAHLLSQVKIGMDLTKVALPTFILERRSLLEMYADYFAHPDFFVSIADMPTPRERMVQTVRWYLCSFHAGRKSGVAKKPYNPILGEVFRCHWDLPKDTESDTLSKASTNTVNDGPVPWCRENQLTFVSEQVSHHPPVSAFYAEHYAKKISFSAHVWTKSKFLGLSIGVHNVGKGWVSVLEHGEEYVLTFPNGYGRSILTVPWIELGGAVTITCAQTGYHATIDFLTKPFYGGKRNRVTCQVFQPADKKPFLVINGEWSGTMELKWSDGKTELFADVRELKAEKKRVIPVSEQEECESRKVWREVTAGLRLNDMDRATAAKCSIEQRQRDEARLRKESNVPWQTKLFKETKDGGWAYVSPLSDRLPVTTKETNDA
- the LOC124223985 gene encoding oxysterol-binding protein-related protein 9 isoform X1, whose protein sequence is MAFKGRRAHSSLTNMSTMEGSLSKWTNVVNGWQYRWFVLDDNAGLLSYYTSKEKMMRGARRGCVRLRGAVIGIDDEDDSTFTITTSSSKDDSKTFHFQTRDGDERERWVRALEDTILRHSYARWDPLKPPPKQDFDRKVAEADAYLQLLIDQIKLIEGKIHNSAEGVDEKQEVYAAVLTQANAMLNSVKHTIVQLQIAKNTAIPVNGIYRGPAEPVHILPTLTHVPAGNPEATVQAGIELGSECVEPRVPILPNAMNLLVPEFSYSSSDEDDDYFDATEDIISSPSSAHNHLPLRRVNDRLQQTQESSSGDNRKQPPPPPTKGDGSLDYDGELKVDGSLCHLKGVALYDEESEPEVDSMESHGSVVAHLLSQVKIGMDLTKVALPTFILERRSLLEMYADYFAHPDFFVSIADMPTPRERMVQTVRWYLCSFHAGRKSGVAKKPYNPILGEVFRCHWDLPKDTESDTLSKASTNTVNDGPVPWCRENQLTFVSEQVSHHPPVSAFYAEHYAKKISFSAHVWTKSKFLGLSIGVHNVGKGWVSVLEHGEEYVLTFPNGYGRSILTVPWIELGGAVTITCAQTGYHATIDFLTKPFYGGKRNRVTCQVFQPADKKPFLVINGEWSGTMELKWSDGKTELFADVRELKAEKKRVIPVSEQEECESRKVWREVTAGLRLNDMDRATAAKCSIEQRQRDEARLRKESNVPWQTKLFKETKDGGWAYVSPLSDRLPVTTKETNDA
- the LOC124223985 gene encoding oxysterol-binding protein-related protein 9 isoform X3, whose amino-acid sequence is MAFKGRRAHSSLTNMSTMEGSLSKWTNVVNGWQYRWFVLDDNAGLLSYYTSKEKMMRGARRGCVRLRGAVIGIDDEDDSTFTITTSSSKDDSKTFHFQTRDGDERERWVRALEDTILRHSYARWDPLKPPPKQDFDRKVAEADAYLQLLIDQIKLIEGKIHNSAEGVDEKQEVYAAVLTQANAMLNSVKHTIVQLQIAKNTAIPVNGIYRGPAEPVHILPTLTHVPAGNPEATVQAGIELGSECVEPRVPILPNAMNLLVPEFSYSSSDEDDDYFDATEDIISSPSSAHNHLPLRRVNDRLQQTQESSSGDNRKQPPPPPTKGDGSLDYDALYDEESEPEVDSMESHGSVVAHLLSQVKIGMDLTKVALPTFILERRSLLEMYADYFAHPDFFVSIADMPTPRERMVQTVRWYLCSFHAGRKSGVAKKPYNPILGEVFRCHWDLPKDTESDTLSKASTNTVNDGPVPWCRENQLTFVSEQVSHHPPVSAFYAEHYAKKISFSAHVWTKSKFLGLSIGVHNVGKGWVSVLEHGEEYVLTFPNGYGRSILTVPWIELGGAVTITCAQTGYHATIDFLTKPFYGGKRNRVTCQVFQPADKKPFLVINGEWSGTMELKWSDGKTELFADVRELKAEKKRVIPVSEQEECESRKVWREVTAGLRLNDMDRATAAKCSIEQRQRDEARLRKESNVPWQTKLFKETKDGGWAYVSPLSDRLPVTTKETNDA
- the LOC124223985 gene encoding oxysterol-binding protein-related protein 9 isoform X4 codes for the protein MMRGARRGCVRLRGAVIGIDDEDDSTFTITTSSSKDDSKTFHFQTRDGDERERWVRALEDTILRHSYARWDPLKPPPKQDFDRKVAEADAYLQLLIDQIKLIEGKIHNSAEGVDEKQEVYAAVLTQANAMLNSVKHTIVQLQIAKNTAIPVNGIYRGPAEPVHILPTLTHVPAGNPEATVQAGIELGSECVEPRVPILPNAMNLLVPEFSYSSSDEDDDYFDATEDIISSPSSAHNHLPLRRVNDRLQQTQESSSGDNRKQPPPPPTKGDGSLDYDGELKVDGSLCHLKGVALYDEESEPEVDSMESHGSVVAHLLSQVKIGMDLTKVALPTFILERRSLLEMYADYFAHPDFFVSIADMPTPRERMVQTVRWYLCSFHAGRKSGVAKKPYNPILGEVFRCHWDLPKDTESDTLSKASTNTVNDGPVPWCRENQLTFVSEQVSHHPPVSAFYAEHYAKKISFSAHVWTKSKFLGLSIGVHNVGKGWVSVLEHGEEYVLTFPNGYGRSILTVPWIELGGAVTITCAQTGYHATIDFLTKPFYGGKRNRVTCQVFQPADKKPFLVINGEWSGTMELKWSDGKTELFADVRELKAEKKRVIPVSEQEECESRKVWREVTAGLRLNDMDRATAAKCSIEQRQRDEARLRKESNVPWQTKLFKETKDGGWAYVSPLSDRLPVTTKETNDA